The following are encoded together in the Bactrocera neohumeralis isolate Rockhampton chromosome 6, APGP_CSIRO_Bneo_wtdbg2-racon-allhic-juicebox.fasta_v2, whole genome shotgun sequence genome:
- the LOC126761777 gene encoding uncharacterized protein LOC126761777 gives MKSNTQISISLLLLATVSLLVQQTTATCGVCGSNGIACISETEFNICFSNQADNTTRHECPNGGTCTSLLMKCSDAANAPADCATTTDTTCGCAADSPTFVCTSRTTFAQCNGATVVTTGTCPTGLTCAAQRGGDICVDACYLDGDIECDLDAPAS, from the exons ATGAAGTCCAACACACAAATTTCTATTTCG TTGCTTCTCTTGGCGACAGTCAGTTTGCTGGTACAACAGACGACAGCGACTTGCGGTGTTTGCGGCAGCAATGGCATCGCCTGCATCAGCGAGACGGAATTCAATATCTGTTTCAGCAACCAAGCCGACAACACCACCCGCCACGAATGTCCCAACGGTGGCACCTGTACGAGTCTGCTGATGAAATGTTCGGACGCTGCTAATGCACCAGCTGATTGCGCTACGACCACTGACACCACCTGTGGCTGTGCCGCGGACAGTCCCACGTTTGTTTGCACCAGTCGCACCACCTTTGCTCAATGCAATGGCGCGACAGTCGTCACAACGGGCACGTGTCCGACCGGTTTAACATGCGCGGCACAGAGAGGTGGCGATATTTGTGTCGATGCATGTTATTTAGACGGTGACATTGAGTGCGATCTTGATGCTCCTGCGAGTTAA
- the LOC126761861 gene encoding mucin-2-like, which yields MWKFSFTTIILAALLTARLCNGECNVCNDNGAACITNTTFQLCFSGVAQGDVYSCPNAGQVCTNLGAICLDSASSTSIQADCGNTEQCGLCTGVADGSYACTSHTTFVMCQGEEPSSITATCPSDNVCLTSRANEGVSPCASQCLTNIADMCDITSPDATTVTPTTVTTETASTQTASTVTTTTAASTTESSSSAGTTASVEETVCGSQTAVGRYPNPNDATCRTYIYCSMRSTGSLGGILMTCPGSTYFNSSAIECQAALPSGCTYWRPFFAVYVIIPILHESAATCYNCNSNGVACASNNTFHLCFGGLPNLGEEFSCPNEDEVCTALGPVCMDPSSNPNIAAACGNTKQCGQCADVMDGGFTCTSRTTFTMCMGYALTDIRASCPTGQVCRTSVAQTGSVPCVNECLTDSNDMCDVSVAVDAPPSSESAGTTVIIQPTPPAETTTTTAIIQPTPAINTTTTQLGTTAEPSATSTTVSTNDATSVAPTTSPSPVEFCASQTLVGRYSNPADNSCTTYLYCSSSGSGSGLTAHIMQCPVGKFFNAEIRSCQSVKANDCV from the exons ATGTGGAAATTTAGC TTCACGACCATAATACTAGCCGCTTTGCTGACGGCGCGCTTGTGCAACGGCGAGTGCAATGTTTGCAACGACAACGGCGCTGCCTGCATAACAAATACCACCTTTCAGCTATGCTTTAGCG GCGTAGCACAGGGTGACGTATATTCCTGCCCGAATGCCGGTCAAGTTTGCACCAATTTGGGTGCGATTTGTCTCGATTCCGCGAGCAGTACAAGTATTCAAGCCGATTGTGGCAACACAGAACAATGTGGACTCTGCACTGGTGTTGCAGATGGCAGTTACGCATGCACCAGCCACACCACTTTTGTCATGTGTCAAGGTGAAGAGCCCTCAAGCATAACTGCCACCTGTCCCAGCGATAACGTTTGCTTAACTTCCCGTGCGAATGAAGGTGTAAGTCCTTGTGCTAGTCAGTGTTTGACAAATATTGCCGATATGTGCGATATTACATCTCCGGATGCCAcaactgtcacgcccacaacgGTCACAACTGAGACGGCCAGTACACAAACAGCCTCGACTGTAACAACGACAACTGCCGCCTCCACAACTGAGAGTAGTTCCAGTGCAGGCACGACTGCAAGTGTGGAGGAAACTGTGTGTGGTAGTCAAACTGCAGTAGGTCGCTACCCGAATCCGAATGACGCCACATGTCGAAC TTATATCTACTGCAGTATGCGTTCAACTGGTAGTTTAGGTGGTATTCTGATGACTTGCCCGGGCTCAACATACTTTAATTCGAGTGCAATTGAATGTCAAGCTGCTCTGCCATCGGGTTGTACTTA CTGGCGCCCG TTTTTCGCTGTGTATGTTATCATACCGATACTCCACGAAAGCGCCGCGACTTGTTACAATTGCAATAGTAATGGCGTCGCCTGCGCCAGCAACAACACATTTCATCTTTGCTTCGGCg GTTTGCCAAATTTAGGCGAAGAATTCAGCTGCCCGAATGAGGATGAGGTCTGCACCGCACTGGGCCCAGTTTGTATGGATCCCAGCAGTAATCCTAATATAGCAGCCGCCTGCGGCAATACCAAGCAATGCGGTCAGTGCGCCGATGTTATGGATGGTGGCTTCACTTGCACCAGCCGGACCACATTCACTATGTGCATGGGATATGCGCTGACCGATATACGCGCGTCCTGTCCCACCGGTCAAGTATGTCGCACATCGGTGGCGCAGACCGGTAGTGTGCCGTGCGTAAATGAATGCCTAACGGATTCAAATGATATGTGTGATGTAAGTGTGGCTGTAGATGCGCCACCAAGCAGTGAGTCAGCTGGAACAACTGTAATTATACAACCCACACCGCCAGCGGAGACAACTACAACAACCGCAATCATACAACCTACACCTGCAATAAACACAACTACAACACAACTAGGGACCACCGCAGAACCGTCTGCTACTTCTACTACAGTTTCAACAAATGATGCAACAAGTGTGGCACCTACGACCAGTCCATCACCAGTGGAGTTCTGTGCAAGTCAAACACTTGTTGGCCGTTATTCGAATCCCGCTGACAACAGTTGTACCAC CTACTTGTATTGCTCAAGCTCTGGTTCTGGCTCGGGCCTTACTGCGCACATAATGCAGTGTCCtgttgggaaattttttaatgcgGAAATAAGAAGCTGTCAATCTGTTAAAGCAAATGACTGTGTttga
- the LOC126761863 gene encoding uncharacterized protein LOC126761863, protein MTFAMVTICIYFFIDSTSAACNVCQDNQVACINSTSFYLCFGDSNPNMDVLYHCKEGFECTEYNAICLQASATRAPSCGSTSLCGQCTAQANALFACLSRTTFQMCYGAAHPTGQVGYCPSGFVCDATSDAVCVSTAGTYTVTCDVVDSSTDTTTATTPTTESTTPTSTYPLTPNEVCAQQTRSGLYPTIPNDPYCKMYIYCRNTKGVEYSCPANTYFSIESKACTIYKPTYCT, encoded by the exons atGACATTCGCTATG GTAACAATCTGCATATACTTCTTCATCGACTCAACAAGCGCTGCGTGCAACGTCTGTCAGGATAATCAAGTCGCATGCATCAATTCAACATCTTTCTATCTCTGCTTTGGGG ATAGTAATCCCAATATGGACGTGCTGTATCACTGCAAGGAGGGCTTCGAGTGTACCGAATATAACGCCATCTGTCTGCAAGCGAGTGCAACACGTGCGCCCAGTTGTGGTTCCACATCACTTTGTGGACAATGCACGGCTCAGGCTAATGCGCTCTTCGCATGCTTAAGTCGCACCACATTCCAAATGTGTTATGGCGCTGCGCATCCCACCGGTCAGGTGGGTTATTGCCCCAGTGGATTTGTTTGTGACGCAACGAGTGATGCGGTCTGTGTTAGTACCGCCGGTACATATACTGTTACCTGTGATGTCGTCGATTCTTCTACTGATACGACAACAGCCACTACACCCACTACGGAAAGTACAACACCAACTAGTACATATCCATTGACGCCGAATGAAGTTTGTGCCCAACAAACACGGAGTGGTCTGTATCCGACCATACCAAACGATCCCTATTGCAAAAT GTATATATACTGTCGGAATACGAAAGGCGTTGAGTACTCATGCCCTGCGAACACATACTTCAGCATAGAATCTAAAGCTTGCACTATTTATAAGCCAACATACTGtacttga
- the LOC126761287 gene encoding uncharacterized protein LOC126761287, translated as MFKLISESCMSAIFLLLLFSDSPNYASAACNSCSVTTNLACVSKTEFSVCVNGLPTGTASGCPDGYICSTTAASICVSSTGTSIVGDCEECKTCDTSHTFACTGVRTYALCLGTDSISDLGGSCAPYHVCSIDYPYICGNETLGITPTCSTADGTDTTTTTETTTTTIATTTSGSVIVTDPVAYCQTLQQSGRFPVGNELSTTCKQYVYCFVNNSVWSGVLYYCPGDTYFDSTTRYCSPTIPARCSSSRRSLYLRGYEIVFDDGEIIE; from the exons atgttCAAATTAATTTCGGAAAGT TGCATGTCCGCCATTTTTCTACTTCTTCTGTTCTCCGATTCGCCGAATTACGCTTCCGCTGCCTGCAATTCCTGCTCTGTTACGACTAATTTAGCCTGCGTTTCGAAAACGGAGTTCTCAGTGTGCGTCAATGGTTTACCAACGGGAACGGCGTCTGGTTGCCCCGATGGATATATTTGCTCGACAACTGCGGCCAGCATCTGCGTATCGAGTACCGGTACGAGTATAGTTGGCGATTGCGAAGAATGCAAAACTTGTGATACCTCCCATACCTTTGCCTGCACTGGTGTACGCACGTACGCCCTTTGTTTAGGCACAGACTCCATTAGTGATTTGGGTGGCAGTTGTGCGCCCTATCATGTATGTAGTATCGACTATCCGTACATATGCGGCAATGAAACTTTGGGG ATTACACCCACGTGTTCGACTGCTGATGGAACAGATACCACAACTACAACTGAGACTACCACAACGACGATTGCGACGACTACTTCAGGTTCGGTAATCGTGACCGATCCAGTTGCATATTGCCAAACCTTACAACAAAGTGGTCGCTTTCCTGTCGGTAATGAACTTTCGACAACCTGTAAACA GTATGTCTACTGTTTCGTAAATAACAGCGTTTGGAGTGGCGTACTCTACTACTGCCCGGGTGATACTTATTTCGATAGTACTACACGATATTGTTCACCGACAATACCGGCCCGTTGCAGCAGTTCACGACGGTCATTGTATCTGCGAGGTTATGAAATAGTTTTCGATGATGGCGAAATAATCGAATGA
- the LOC126762100 gene encoding division abnormally delayed protein produces the protein MAHAVEIAGKRNATKPITAAAAHKKQQLRRLFLLLQVCIAVLVASSCLALPSAADAKHLDGHHFHAHHEQQQQQHAHHRRRLQRDSTSKILNTREQCNSVRDYFEAIDIKLSGNFEEKGE, from the coding sequence ATGGCCCACGCCGTCGAAATTGCCGGCAAACGGAATGCCACAAAGCcaataacagcagcagcagcgcataaaaaacaacaactacgtCGACTATTTCTGCTGTTGCAAGTTTGCATTGCCGTTTTAGTGGCCAGCAGTTGTTTGGCATTGCCATCGGCGGCCGACGCGAAACATCTCGACGGTCATCATTTTCATGCTCAtcatgagcaacaacaacaacagcatgcaCATCACAGGCGCCGCTTGCAGCGCGATTCGACCAGCAAAATTTTGAACACACGCGAACAGTGCAACAGCGTGCGGGATTACTTCGAGGCGATCGACATTAAGCTGAGTGGCAACTTTGAGGAAAAAGGTGagtga